In candidate division TA06 bacterium, one genomic interval encodes:
- a CDS encoding metallophosphoesterase has translation MLRTIIFVLVLLVIISILLLIHFYLYRRIVSSFALSRTGWLLTAFFLLALCFPLAMFLSRTVDGPLIRPFYGLAAAWFGFVFLGLGVFGMLHLAELLFRLASHPLPPRVWGWASLWVTVLIGVYGIINAAVIRTTEATIGLKNFKEPKVTIALLTDIHVGAVYGPKYLQKIVDRTNALNPDLVAIAGDLFDGSAKPGYKLVQPLEKLQAPAFFVTGNHEIYEGIDITTALVAKTGVRVLRNEAAECSGLQIFGVDSPRGNSKNNPALLELTAKLNRDKQKPSVLLYHIPLEIEDAQRSGIDLQLSGHTHNGQIFPFSLFIPLAYKFYSGYGQDGEFQIYVSPGVGTWGPPMRIGSRSEIVLITLVPQ, from the coding sequence CGTTTTAGTATTGCTGGTTATTATTTCCATATTATTGTTGATACACTTTTATTTATACCGCAGGATCGTTTCTTCGTTTGCTCTTTCCAGGACCGGCTGGCTTTTGACGGCTTTTTTCTTGCTGGCCCTTTGCTTTCCCCTGGCCATGTTTCTATCGCGCACTGTGGATGGACCGCTGATCCGGCCTTTCTATGGGCTGGCCGCGGCCTGGTTCGGCTTTGTTTTCCTGGGCCTGGGGGTTTTCGGAATGTTGCACTTGGCCGAGCTTTTATTCAGACTGGCCTCCCATCCCCTGCCCCCCAGGGTTTGGGGCTGGGCCTCCCTATGGGTGACCGTGCTGATCGGGGTTTACGGCATAATCAACGCCGCAGTCATCAGGACCACGGAGGCCACCATCGGGCTTAAAAACTTTAAAGAGCCGAAAGTGACCATCGCCCTGCTCACGGATATTCACGTGGGGGCGGTTTACGGGCCCAAATACCTGCAAAAGATCGTGGACCGGACCAATGCCTTAAACCCCGATCTGGTGGCCATTGCCGGGGATTTGTTCGACGGTTCGGCCAAGCCCGGTTACAAATTAGTGCAGCCCCTGGAAAAATTGCAGGCTCCGGCCTTCTTCGTTACCGGCAACCACGAGATTTATGAGGGCATTGACATAACCACGGCCTTAGTGGCCAAAACCGGTGTCCGGGTGCTGCGGAACGAAGCAGCCGAGTGCAGCGGTTTGCAGATTTTTGGAGTGGATTCGCCCCGGGGCAATTCGAAAAACAACCCTGCCCTGCTGGAACTAACCGCAAAGTTGAACCGGGACAAACAGAAACCCTCGGTCTTGCTTTATCACATACCATTGGAAATTGAAGATGCCCAAAGATCCGGAATCGACCTGCAGCTTTCGGGACACACCCATAACGGGCAGATATTTCCCTTCTCGCTTTTTATCCCCCTGGCTTACAAGTTTTACAGCGGGTACGGCCAGGATGGTGAGTTTCAGATATACGTCTCCCCCGGGGTAGGCACCTGGGGCCCGCCGATGAGGATAGGGTCCAGAAGCGAGATAGTGCTGATAACCCTGGTTCCCCAGTAA